The following coding sequences lie in one Microvirga sp. 17 mud 1-3 genomic window:
- the pcaH gene encoding protocatechuate 3,4-dioxygenase subunit beta produces the protein MSDQGSFYQRDRSWHPPAFTPQYKTSVLRSPQYPLLSLENTVSEMTGPVFGHDRIGPLDNDLIRNYAKTGDPIGQRIIVYGRVLDENARPVPGALLEFWQANAGGRYRHKKETYLAAIDPNFGGCGRTITDQEGRYSFRTIKPGAYPWPNGVNDWRPAHIHFSVFGHAFAQRLITQMYFEGDPMIWQCPIVTTIPDKAAIEQLIAALDRNNTIHMDALAYKFDIVLRGRRSTLFENRQEGN, from the coding sequence ATGTCGGACCAGGGATCATTCTATCAGCGCGACCGGAGCTGGCATCCGCCGGCCTTCACGCCGCAATACAAGACGTCGGTGCTGCGCTCGCCGCAATATCCGCTGCTCTCGCTCGAAAACACCGTCTCGGAGATGACGGGTCCGGTCTTCGGGCATGACAGGATCGGGCCCCTCGACAACGACCTCATCCGCAACTACGCCAAGACCGGCGATCCCATCGGCCAGCGCATCATCGTCTATGGTCGCGTGCTCGACGAGAATGCCCGGCCGGTGCCTGGGGCGCTCCTCGAGTTCTGGCAGGCCAATGCGGGCGGGCGCTACCGCCACAAGAAAGAGACCTATCTGGCGGCCATCGATCCGAATTTCGGCGGCTGCGGACGCACCATCACGGACCAGGAAGGCCGCTACTCGTTCCGCACCATCAAGCCCGGCGCTTATCCCTGGCCCAACGGCGTGAACGACTGGCGCCCGGCCCATATCCACTTCTCGGTCTTCGGCCATGCCTTCGCGCAGCGGCTCATCACGCAGATGTATTTCGAGGGCGATCCGATGATCTGGCAATGCCCGATCGTCACGACCATTCCGGACAAGGCCGCCATCGAGCAGCTGATTGCCGCCCTCGACCGCAACAACACGATCCACATGGACGCGCTGGCGTACAAGTTCGACATCGTCCTGCGCGGTCGCCGCTCGACCCTGTTCGAGAACCGCCAGGAGGGGAACTGA
- a CDS encoding CoA-transferase subunit beta, giving the protein MSGSDFTPNEMMTIAASRALSNDDVCFVGIGAPSAACNVARLTHAPDITLIYESGTIGTAPDVLPLSIGDGELCETALTTVSVPEMFRYWLQGGRISIGFLGAAQLDRFGNINTTVIGDYHKPKVRLPGGGGAPEIATSCKEVFITMKQTTRGMVEKIDFFTSFGHGEGGDHRRRLGIETKGPTLLITDLAVWKPDPETKEFTVVSMHPGVTREQVQETCGWKVRFADHVEETPPPTELELKTLRDLQARTERAHGGKKGA; this is encoded by the coding sequence ATGAGCGGATCGGATTTCACCCCCAACGAGATGATGACCATTGCGGCCTCACGCGCTCTCTCGAACGACGATGTGTGCTTCGTGGGCATCGGCGCGCCGTCTGCGGCCTGCAACGTGGCGCGGCTGACGCACGCGCCCGACATCACGCTGATCTACGAGAGCGGCACCATTGGTACCGCGCCGGACGTGCTGCCCCTCTCCATCGGCGACGGGGAGCTGTGCGAGACGGCGCTCACCACCGTGTCGGTGCCTGAGATGTTCCGCTACTGGCTCCAGGGCGGGCGCATTTCCATCGGCTTCCTGGGGGCCGCGCAGCTCGACCGCTTCGGCAACATCAACACCACGGTGATCGGCGATTATCACAAACCCAAGGTGCGGCTGCCCGGTGGCGGCGGCGCGCCGGAAATCGCCACCTCCTGCAAGGAGGTGTTCATCACCATGAAGCAGACGACCCGCGGCATGGTGGAAAAGATCGACTTCTTCACGTCCTTCGGGCACGGGGAGGGGGGCGACCACCGCAGGCGCCTCGGGATCGAGACCAAGGGCCCGACCCTGCTCATCACCGATCTCGCCGTGTGGAAGCCCGATCCCGAGACGAAGGAGTTCACGGTGGTGTCCATGCATCCGGGCGTGACCCGCGAGCAGGTGCAGGAAACCTGCGGCTGGAAGGTCCGCTTCGCAGATCATGTCGAGGAGACACCTCCGCCGACGGAACTCGAATTGAAAACACTCCGCGACCTGCAGGCCCGCACCGAGCGGGCGCATGGCGGCAAGAAGGGAGCCTGA
- a CDS encoding 3-carboxy-cis,cis-muconate cycloisomerase, with translation MASDPLSPPLLKALVGDDAVAALFSSEAELAAMLRVEAALAQAEAELGIIDEDAAFQIVEACSRFDPDWGALARGLAQDGVVVPELVRQLRRAVGEPHDRAVHLGATSQDIVDTGLILRLKDLAALLVGRIATLIESLRLLKTRDGAVPLMAHTRMQQALPFTAADKLDTWIQPLERHTDTLREMLPRLLVLQLGGPIGNRETFHGHGDALADALAERLGLGFASAWHSQRDRIGEFAAWLSLVSGTLGKFGQDIALMAQNEVGEVHLASGGGSSAMPHKSNPVQAEVLVALARFNAGLLGTLHQGLVHENERSGTAWTLEWLVLPQMAEATGAGLVKAQILAEGMQFVSSSMAGKGA, from the coding sequence ATGGCGAGCGACCCGCTTTCCCCTCCGCTGCTTAAGGCCCTCGTCGGCGACGACGCGGTGGCGGCGCTTTTCTCCAGCGAGGCGGAGCTTGCCGCCATGCTGCGGGTGGAGGCGGCGCTCGCGCAGGCTGAAGCAGAGCTCGGCATTATCGATGAAGATGCGGCCTTCCAGATCGTGGAGGCGTGCAGCCGCTTCGATCCTGACTGGGGTGCCCTTGCCAGGGGGCTGGCGCAGGACGGCGTGGTCGTGCCTGAGCTCGTCCGCCAGCTGCGCCGGGCCGTCGGCGAACCGCATGACAGGGCGGTGCATCTTGGGGCGACGAGCCAGGATATCGTCGATACGGGCCTCATCCTGCGCCTGAAGGATCTTGCGGCTCTTCTCGTCGGTCGCATCGCAACGCTCATCGAGTCGCTCCGTCTCCTGAAGACGCGGGACGGTGCCGTGCCGCTCATGGCGCATACGCGCATGCAGCAGGCGCTGCCATTCACGGCTGCCGACAAGCTCGACACTTGGATCCAGCCCCTGGAGCGGCACACCGACACCTTGCGCGAAATGTTGCCGCGCCTGCTCGTCCTGCAACTCGGCGGTCCCATCGGCAACCGGGAGACCTTCCACGGCCACGGCGATGCGCTCGCCGATGCACTGGCGGAACGGCTCGGCCTCGGCTTCGCGTCGGCTTGGCACTCCCAGCGCGACCGGATCGGCGAGTTTGCCGCTTGGCTTTCGCTCGTCTCGGGAACCCTGGGAAAGTTCGGACAGGACATCGCGCTCATGGCGCAGAACGAGGTCGGCGAGGTCCACCTTGCGTCGGGCGGCGGCTCCTCGGCCATGCCGCATAAGTCCAATCCCGTCCAGGCCGAGGTGCTCGTGGCGCTCGCCCGCTTCAATGCGGGCTTGCTCGGCACCCTCCATCAGGGACTCGTCCACGAGAACGAGCGCTCGGGCACTGCCTGGACGCTCGAATGGCTGGTCCTGCCCCAGATGGCAGAAGCCACGGGCGCCGGTCTCGTTAAGGCGCAGATCCTGGCGGAGGGGATGCAATTCGTCTCGTCTTCTATGGCAGGGAAGGGCGCCTGA
- the pcaF gene encoding 3-oxoadipyl-CoA thiolase: MPEAYICAYLRTPIGRYGGALSSVRTDDLGAVPLRALMDRFPSVDFAAVDDVIYGCANQAGEDNRNVARMALLLAGLPTAVPGTTLNRLCGSGMDAVITAARAIKAGEAELMIAGGVESMSRAPFVMPKAESAFSRATEIHDTTIGWRFVNPLMKSQYGIDSMPETGENVAEEFRVSREDQDTFALRSQKKAVAAQDSGRLAKEIVPVTIPQRKGDPRVVDKDEHPRGDTTLEALAKLSTPFRRNGTVTAGNASGVNDGAAALIVASEAAMRRYGLEPLARVVGGATAGIDPRIMGMGPVPATRKLCARLGLSPLDFDVVELNEAFASQGIAVLRELGIAEDAAHVNPNGGAIALGHPLGMSGARIAGTAALQLKLGGKKRALATMCIGVGQGISIALEAV, encoded by the coding sequence ATGCCCGAGGCCTATATCTGCGCCTATCTGCGCACGCCGATCGGCCGCTATGGCGGCGCCCTGTCGTCTGTGCGCACGGACGACCTCGGCGCCGTGCCGCTTCGGGCGTTGATGGATCGGTTCCCGAGTGTCGATTTCGCAGCCGTGGACGACGTGATCTACGGCTGCGCCAACCAGGCGGGCGAGGACAATCGCAACGTGGCGCGCATGGCGCTTTTGCTGGCCGGCCTGCCCACCGCCGTTCCCGGCACCACCCTCAACCGCCTGTGCGGCTCCGGCATGGATGCGGTGATCACGGCCGCCCGTGCCATCAAGGCCGGCGAGGCCGAACTGATGATCGCCGGCGGCGTCGAATCCATGTCCCGCGCACCCTTCGTGATGCCGAAGGCCGAGAGTGCCTTCTCGCGCGCTACCGAGATCCACGACACCACCATCGGCTGGCGCTTCGTGAACCCGCTCATGAAGAGCCAGTACGGCATCGATTCCATGCCCGAGACTGGCGAGAACGTGGCCGAGGAGTTCCGCGTCTCCCGCGAGGACCAGGACACCTTTGCGCTGCGCTCACAAAAGAAGGCCGTTGCCGCCCAGGACAGCGGGCGCCTCGCCAAGGAGATCGTGCCAGTCACGATTCCGCAGCGAAAGGGCGATCCGCGTGTGGTCGACAAGGACGAGCATCCGCGGGGCGACACCACCCTGGAGGCGCTCGCCAAGCTTTCGACCCCGTTCCGCCGGAACGGCACGGTAACGGCCGGCAACGCCTCTGGCGTCAATGATGGCGCCGCAGCGCTCATCGTGGCGTCCGAGGCGGCCATGCGACGCTATGGGCTCGAGCCGCTCGCCCGCGTGGTCGGCGGCGCGACCGCGGGGATCGACCCGCGCATCATGGGCATGGGCCCGGTCCCTGCTACGCGAAAGCTGTGCGCCCGCCTTGGCCTATCGCCGTTGGATTTCGATGTCGTCGAACTCAACGAGGCCTTCGCCAGCCAAGGGATTGCGGTGTTGCGCGAGCTCGGCATTGCGGAGGATGCGGCGCATGTGAACCCGAACGGCGGCGCCATCGCGCTCGGCCATCCGCTCGGCATGTCGGGCGCGCGCATTGCCGGGACGGCTGCCCTCCAACTCAAGCTGGGCGGAAAGAAGCGGGCGCTCGCCACCATGTGCATCGGCGTGGGTCAGGGCATTTCCATCGCGCTCGAAGCCGTCTAG
- the pcaG gene encoding protocatechuate 3,4-dioxygenase subunit alpha — MVQKLGQLKESPSQTAGPYVHIGATPNWVEITGVWKEDLGLVLVGPEAKGERIVVKGRIFDGSGTPLKDALVEIWQADAQGLYNSPQERRGRADPHFTGWGRQPVDGTTGEYRFETIKPGRVPFPDGRLMAPHITFWIVARGINIGLHTRMYFGDEEGANAECPVLARIEHKVRVPTLIAPRSEENGLAIYTFDIRLQGEKETVFFDI, encoded by the coding sequence ATGGTCCAGAAGCTCGGACAATTGAAGGAATCGCCATCCCAGACGGCCGGTCCCTATGTGCATATCGGCGCGACGCCGAACTGGGTCGAGATCACCGGAGTGTGGAAAGAGGATCTGGGGCTCGTCCTCGTCGGCCCCGAGGCGAAGGGCGAGCGCATCGTCGTCAAGGGTCGCATCTTCGACGGCAGCGGCACGCCGCTGAAGGATGCGCTCGTCGAGATCTGGCAGGCGGACGCGCAAGGCCTCTACAACTCCCCCCAGGAGAGGCGCGGGCGGGCCGATCCGCACTTCACCGGCTGGGGACGCCAGCCCGTGGACGGGACCACAGGGGAATACAGGTTCGAGACGATCAAGCCCGGGCGCGTGCCGTTTCCGGACGGGCGCCTCATGGCGCCGCACATCACGTTCTGGATCGTCGCACGCGGCATCAATATCGGCCTGCACACCCGCATGTATTTCGGCGACGAGGAGGGCGCCAATGCGGAATGCCCGGTGCTCGCCCGGATCGAGCACAAGGTCCGGGTGCCGACCCTGATCGCCCCTCGCTCCGAGGAGAACGGGCTGGCCATCTACACCTTCGACATCCGCCTTCAGGGCGAGAAGGAAACCGTGTTCTTCGACATCTGA
- a CDS encoding helix-turn-helix domain-containing protein produces MDTIPTYALYGEYEDDPNTEWIHGETIQFRSRLHDYVIAPHRHERLFQVLHLAGGEADFVLDGQRHRLVAPSIVTLPPMVVHGYTFTPDVEGTVLTFFAHRLDAMLAAAAEVAPTFGLVQVIPLVAGSSEAGMVAEHVAAIAGELASRHPGRLGAIEAHLALLLIRLHRLHGEARETAPDAKDRALRHLMRFRQLVDEEFRSHKPVEAYSHRLGLTATHLNRLCREHLGETALGIIHSRLALEARRYLTFTSLSAKEVALALAFEDPAYFTRFFKRRTGLTPTEFRALRNG; encoded by the coding sequence GGACGATCCGAACACCGAATGGATCCATGGCGAGACGATCCAGTTCCGCAGCCGCTTGCACGATTACGTGATCGCGCCGCACCGGCACGAGCGACTTTTCCAGGTTCTCCATCTCGCCGGCGGCGAGGCGGATTTCGTGTTGGACGGACAGCGCCACCGGCTCGTTGCCCCTTCCATCGTGACCCTGCCGCCCATGGTGGTGCACGGCTACACCTTCACGCCCGACGTGGAGGGGACGGTGCTGACATTTTTCGCGCACCGGCTCGACGCCATGCTCGCCGCCGCGGCAGAGGTCGCGCCCACCTTCGGCTTAGTGCAGGTCATTCCGCTGGTGGCCGGCTCGTCGGAGGCCGGGATGGTCGCGGAACACGTGGCGGCGATTGCCGGAGAACTTGCGAGCCGTCACCCGGGTCGCCTTGGCGCCATTGAGGCGCATCTCGCGCTCCTTCTCATCCGCCTTCACCGCCTGCATGGAGAAGCGCGAGAGACTGCGCCGGACGCGAAGGACCGGGCGCTGCGCCATCTCATGCGGTTCCGCCAACTCGTGGACGAGGAATTCCGCAGCCACAAGCCCGTCGAGGCCTATTCCCACAGACTCGGCCTGACGGCGACCCATCTCAACCGGCTCTGCCGCGAGCATCTCGGCGAAACCGCGCTCGGCATCATCCACAGCCGCCTCGCGCTGGAAGCGCGGCGCTACCTGACCTTCACATCCTTGAGCGCGAAGGAAGTGGCCCTGGCGCTCGCCTTCGAGGACCCTGCCTATTTCACACGCTTCTTCAAGCGTCGGACAGGTCTCACGCCGACGGAATTTCGGGCACTGCGCAATGGGTAG
- a CDS encoding CoA transferase subunit A: protein MAKFQSLKEAVAENLRDGDTVAFEGFTHLIPHAAAHEVIRQGIKDLTLIRMTPDIIYDQLVGMGLARKVVFSYAGNPGVGLLRRMRDAIENGWPRSIETVEHSHAAMANAYEAGAAGLPCAVFRGYRGAGLKDVNPDIRTISCPFTGEELAAVPAHRPDVAFIHAQKASRRGDVLIEGIIGVQKEAVLAAKRAVVTVEEIVEDFEGLHPNLCVLPHWTVASVVQVPGGAHPSYTHGYYARDNASYLEWDRISSDRELFSRWMKENVLDVGPDVFASRVKGL from the coding sequence ATGGCCAAGTTCCAAAGCCTCAAGGAGGCCGTCGCCGAGAATCTTCGCGACGGCGACACCGTCGCCTTCGAGGGTTTCACTCATCTCATTCCCCATGCGGCCGCCCACGAGGTGATCCGTCAGGGCATCAAGGACCTGACGCTGATCCGCATGACGCCGGACATCATCTACGACCAGCTCGTCGGGATGGGGCTCGCCCGGAAGGTCGTGTTCTCCTATGCGGGCAATCCGGGCGTCGGCCTCCTGCGCCGCATGCGCGACGCCATCGAGAACGGCTGGCCGCGTTCCATCGAGACGGTGGAGCACAGCCATGCGGCCATGGCGAACGCCTATGAGGCGGGCGCTGCGGGTCTGCCGTGCGCGGTCTTCCGGGGCTATCGCGGCGCTGGGCTTAAAGATGTCAACCCGGATATCCGGACCATTTCCTGCCCGTTCACGGGCGAGGAACTGGCAGCGGTGCCGGCGCACCGGCCGGACGTGGCCTTCATCCACGCCCAAAAGGCGAGCCGGCGTGGCGACGTGCTCATCGAGGGCATTATCGGCGTGCAGAAGGAGGCGGTGCTCGCGGCGAAGCGCGCGGTCGTGACGGTGGAGGAGATCGTCGAGGATTTCGAGGGCCTCCACCCGAATCTGTGCGTGCTTCCGCACTGGACCGTGGCGTCCGTCGTGCAGGTGCCGGGCGGCGCGCATCCCTCCTACACCCACGGCTATTATGCGCGCGACAACGCCTCCTATCTCGAATGGGACAGGATCTCGTCCGACCGGGAGCTCTTCTCCCGCTGGATGAAGGAGAACGTGCTCGATGTGGGGCCGGACGTGTTCGCGTCCCGCGTGAAGGGGCTTTGA